A stretch of the Chanos chanos chromosome 1, fChaCha1.1, whole genome shotgun sequence genome encodes the following:
- the asb13a.2 gene encoding LOW QUALITY PROTEIN: ankyrin repeat, PH and SEC7 domain containing protein secG (The sequence of the model RefSeq protein was modified relative to this genomic sequence to represent the inferred CDS: substituted 1 base at 1 genomic stop codon), with product MDIIAARPTFLGDIGFWADRTPLHEAASLGRALQLKQLIDEGASVNIVTADNITPLHDACIQGHPQCVRLLLDAGAQVDVRTIHGSTPLCYACAAGSLESVNLLLDCGAKVNPSLTALTASPLHEACIRGNPDCVRLMISKGALLEAFDIYFGTPLHAACAKAHTDCALILLNAGAKVNAAKFHETALHHAARVEKVDLIELLVAFGANVNVRDNLGKKPIDYTKPGSPSHICLQHYESNTLSLQQLSRIALRSQLGTRALDVVGKLGISKRIINYLRCYYFQKSNMEVETTRPYFFGDIGCWAERTEVHKAAYHGQASVLENLIQSGASVNIVAVDSITPLHEAAIRGQTQCVRLLLDAGAQVDARNVDGSTPLCEACSVGSYECVRLLLEYGAKVNPTLTSRTTSPLHEACMGGEASHFVCLKCVQREFSLYMXHAPVVWYITVCVWSLGNADCVRLVIAKGASLEAYDLYYGTPLHVACANQHLECVKVLLNAGAKVNAARLHETALHHAARANSMDMIEVLVEFGGNVYVRDKHDRRPSDYTRPGSPCALRLQLYESNPLSLQQLSRITLRNKLGSRALDVVAKLDLPNRIIRYLCYQ from the exons ATGGATATCATCGCTGCTCGACCAACTTTTTTGGGAGATATCG GCTTTTGGGCAGATCGGACGCCGCTACATGAAGCCGCGTCTCTTGGTCGAGCCTTGCAGCTGAAGCAGTTGATCGACGAGGGAGCGTCCGTCAACATCGTGACGGCGGACAATATCACACCCCTGCATGATGCATGTATTCAGGGCCATCCGCAGTGTGTACGCCTACTACTGGATGCGGGGGCACAG GTGGATGTGCGCACCATCCATGGTAGTACTCCGCTCTGTTATGCCTGTGCAGCAGGGAGTTTGGAGAGTGTGAATTTGCTTCTGGATTGTGGTGCCAAAGTCAATCCCTCCCTAACAGCCCTCACAGCCTCCCCTCTGCATGAGGCCTGCATACGAG gCAACCCAGACTGTGTGAGGTTAATGATCTCAAAAGGAGCCTTGCTGGAGgcttttgacatttattttggaACACCACTCCATGCAGCGTGTgctaaagcacacacagactgtgctcTAATACTGCTCAATGCAG GTGCAAAAGTGAATGCAGCAAAGTTCCACGAGACGGCTCTCCATCATGCAGCCAGAGTGGAGAAAGTGGACCTGATAGAGCTCCTTGTGGCATTTGGTGCTAATGTGAATGTCAGAGACAATCTTGGGAAGAAGCCTATTGACTACACAAAGCCTGGTTCTCCCTCCCACATCTGTCTGCAGCACTATGAAA GTAATACTCTGTCTCTACAACAGCTGAGCCGCATTGCTCTGAGGTCTCAACTTGGAACAAGAGCTCTGGATGTGGTTGGCAAACTGGGCATTTCAAAGCGGATCATCAACTACCTCC GTTGCTATTATTTCCAG AAATCAAACATGGAGGTTGAAACCACAAGACCATATTTCTTCGGTGATATAG GTTGCTGGGCAGAGAGAACTGAGGTACATAAAGCTGCATATCACGGCCAGGCTTCAGTGCTGGAGAACCTCATCCAGAGCGGTGCTTCCGTCAACATTGTGGCTGTGGACTCCATCACACCACTACATGAAGCTGCCATCAGAGGGCAGACACAGTGTGTAAGGTTGCTTCTGGACGCTGGGGCACAG GTAGATGCACGGAATGTGGATGGGAGTACCCCACTATGTGAAGCATGTTCTGTGGGGAGCTATGAGTGTGTGAGGCTGTTACTGGAGTATGGAGCAAAGGTCAACCCCACCCTTACCTCCCGCACCACCTCTCCACTCCACGAGGCCTGCATGGGAGGTGAGGcatcacattttgtgtgtttaaaatgtgtccAACGTGAATTCAGTT TGTACATGTAACATGCTCCGGTTGTGTGgtatatcactgtgtgtgtgtggtctttagGTAATGCAGACTGTGTCAGGCTGGTGATTGCTAAAGGGGCCAGTCTAGAGGCCTATGACCTATACTATGGAACTCCTTTACATGTAGCCTGTGCCAACCAACACCTGGAATGTGTCAAAGTGCTCCTCAACGCAG GTGCTAAAGTGAATGCTGCTAGATTGCATGAGACAGCACTACACCACGCTGCCAGGGCGAACAGTATGGATATGATTGAAGTACTGGTAGAGTTTGGGGGGAACGTGTACGTCAGAGACAAACACGACAGGAGACCCAGTGACTATACCAGACCTGGCTCCCCCTGTGCTCTCCGCCTGCAACTGTATGAGA GTAATCCTCTGTCTTTGCAGCAGCTGAGCAGAATCACTCTGAGGAACAAACTGGGAAGCAGAGCTCTAGATGTAGTGGCCAAACTGGACCTTCCAAACCGTATCATTCGCTACCTCTGCTATCAGTGA